The following are encoded in a window of Castanea sativa cultivar Marrone di Chiusa Pesio chromosome 9, ASM4071231v1 genomic DNA:
- the LOC142611124 gene encoding uncharacterized protein LOC142611124, producing the protein MDEDLSNRASILPWIWVIEALARFKQVDVSVLHDLIELVPELPDDLGKNMREMLALRCLECLFDPSNGVRNGDSSTLDSKVGLDFSKSCEDVLQHILHETSLSDLKIAGPELLKWDVHPFIIHKRAGMPKLALQQLKDSILEGIHPYADSLKERSGLTLTSAGDGIPMNNGNQNALTHRVNGSCFDTQHMGAKGNFIPTTLENGNQPLKNDPCNRNLLLSKRRRNRSATENMVGDFHENENTLNDVDNLHINAKKQKQCPSSSIQSIEENPVPLHGTEPLEDSSARVMSVSEREGCDLAKDQIGTLKEGRVLEDGHDEHTVSVRCGHNSDDEFHHNQSETSDNATMICQDPSADEPCKNIAVNKDIDDSEHCVEPRPLIGPYSATMMVQDMSVDEVKDDSEHCAEPRTSSGPLLNKTLEDEFHHNQLGTLDSATIILQDPSADKSFQHVSVNKDKNDGEHCVEPRPYTGSLPPCSASVMVQDMSEVKPGQKISVDETKDVSDNCAEPRTSSVPLLNKTLENESQCNCGHDFQLKAPYAASLDGSQQKIITNEAEEVMDRCCEAETSNDSDECHNYKIDVSKKKLEFLRSQCKYSHDSLASAGCTEHNFCVRCNEGGQLLVCNTRNCPLVVHENCLGFSSRFDDNGNFYCPFCVYSLAISEYLEAKKKASLAETELNKFIHMDLKHQPKELMQQAEPSASCDNVNATLREEEATVTTGTLNEFTNKGQAHREENTDVIPVNQRQAEEGFHQVVSGQQIADPPQEPVWALNIDGEGTSGDETNKSIIFNYSIRLRRRESYHTYPVLPPLLRRKRVPWTAEEEERLKEGVQKFTNPNDSNIPWKNILEFGGDVFQSDRTTIDLKDKWRNMCKRSPKSKR; encoded by the exons ATGGACGAAGATTTATCTAATCGTGCTTCAATCCTTCCATGGATTTGGGTCATTGAAGCTCTTGCACGCTTCAAGCAAGTGGACGTTTCTGTTTTGCATG ATTTGATTGAATTGGTTCCAGAATTACCTGATGATTTGGGGAAAAACATGAGGGAAATGTTGGCCTTGAGATGTTTGGAGTGTTTATTTGATCCCTCTAATGGAGTCAGAAATGGTGATAGTTCTACGCTGGATTCAAAAGTTGGgcttgatttttcaaaaagctgtgAAGATGTTCTCCAACACATATTGCATGag ACATCATTATCAGATCTTAAAATTGCTGGACCTGAGCTCCTAAAATGGGATGTTCACCCCTTTATTATTCATAAAAGAGCTGGAATGCCTAAGCTTGCCTTACAACAG CTGAAAGATTCAATTCTTGAAGGTATTCATCCATATGCTGATTCCTTGAAGGAAAGGAGTGGATTGACATTGACAAGTGCAGGTGATGGAATTCCTATGAATAATGGTAATCAAAATGCACTTACACATAGAGTTAATGGGAGCTGCTTTGATACTCAACACATGGGAGCAAAAGGGAACTTTATACCAACAACGCTTGAGAATGGGAATCAGCCTTTGAAAAATGATCCTTGTAATAGGAATTTATTACTTTCCAAGAGGAGAAGAAATAGGTCTGCTACTGAAAATATGGTTGGCGACTTCCATGAGAACGAAAATACATTAAATGATGTTGACAATCTCCACATAAATGCCAAAAAGCAGAAGCAATGTCCCTCTTCTTCAATTCAGTCCATAGAAGAGAACCCAGTCCCTCTACATGGAACAGAACCGTTAGAAGATTCTTCTGCAAGAGTCATGTCAGTTTCTGAAAGAGAAGGTTGTGATTTGGCAAAAGATCAGATAGGAACTCTGAAAGAAGGCAGGGTTCTAGAGGATGGTCATGATGAGCATACTGTCTCGGTGAGATGTGGCCACAACAGTGATGATGAATTCCATCATAATCAGTCAGAGACTTCTGATAATGCCACAATGATATGTCAAGATCCTTCTGCAGATGAACCTTGTAAAAATATCGCTGTCAACAAAGACATAGATGATAGTGAGCATTGCGTTGAACCAAGACCATTAATTGGTCCCTATAGTGCAACCATGATGGTTCAAGACATGTCTGTTGATGAAGTCAAAGATGATAGTGAGCATTGTGCTGAACCTAGAACATCAAGTGGTCCTCTCCTGAACAAGACTTTAGAAGATGAATTCCATCATAATCAGTTAGGGACTCTTGATAGTGCCACAATAATACTTCAAGATCCATCTGCGGATAAATCTTTCCAACATGTCTCTgtcaacaaagacaaaaatgaTGGTGAGCATTGTGTTGAACCAAGACCATATACTGGTTCTCTCCCTCCTTGTAGTGCCAGTGTGATGGTTCAGGACATGTCTGAAGTTAAACCTGGTCAAAAGATCTCTGTTGATGAAACCAAAGATGTTAGTGACAATTGTGCTGAACCTAGAACATCAAGTGTTCCTCTCTTGAACAAGACTCTAGAAAATGAATCCCAATGTAATTGTGGACATGATTTTCAACTAAAAGCACCATATGCTGCATCACTGGATGGATCCCAGCAGAAGATTATCACTAATGAAGCTGAAGAGGTTATGGATCGTTGTTGTGAAGCAGAGACATCAAATGACAGCGATGAGTGTcacaattataaaattgatGTTTCCAAGAAAAAACTTGAATTCTTGCGCTCCCAGTGCAAGTATAGTCATGATTCCTTAGCATCAGCTGGTTGTACAGAGCATAACTTTTGTGTGAGGTGTAATGAAGGTGGTCAGTTGTTAGTATGTAACACCAGGAATTGCCCATTGGTGGTTCATGAGAACTGTTTGGGTTTCTCATCCAGATTTGATGACAATGGAAACTTTTACTGCCCCTTCTGTGTATATTCTCTAGCTATTTCGGAGTACCTTGAAGCTAAGAAAAAGGCCTCCTTAGCAGAGACAGAACTAAATAAGTTTATTCATATGGATTTGAAGCATCAGCCAAAAGAACTCATGCAACAAGCAGAACCTTCTGCATCATGTGATAATGTCAATGCAACACTTAGAGAGGAAGAGGCAACTGTAACTACTGGGACGCTAAATGAATTCACTAACAAAGGACAAGCTCACCGTGAGGAAAATACAGATGTTATTCCTGTCAATCAAAGACAGGCAGAAGAAGGATTTCATCAGGTAGTTTCAGGGCAACAGATTGCTGATCCACCACAGGAACCTGTTTGGGCACTTAATATTGATGGAGAAGGAACTTCTGGAGATGAAACTAATAAGtctatcatttttaattattcaataaGATTACGAAGGCGGGAGAGTTATCA taCATACCCAGTACTTCCTCCTCTGCTAAGGCGAAAAAGGGTTCCATGGACTGCCGAGGAGGAAGAGAGACTAAAG GAGGGAGTGCAGAAATTTACAAACCCCAACGACAGTAATATCCCATGGAAGAACATTTTGGAATTTGGTGGCGATGTGTTTCAATCAGATCGTACGACAATAGACCTAAAGGACAAATGGAGGAACATGTGCAAAAGAAGCCCTAAGTCAAAACGGTAG